In a single window of the Palaemon carinicauda isolate YSFRI2023 chromosome 10, ASM3689809v2, whole genome shotgun sequence genome:
- the LOC137648615 gene encoding uncharacterized protein — MFLLYPHINTPTVPLHYPHFHCTHSSPYQHITPTTPPTHHFTNIPSPPTPHTNDIHIPLTPPIFRIHSHINPILTPPTPHPTHIPTSSTHNPQPHSHFPSTSPHHPIAPPALHHTDIPTPTTPHPTHILTPPTTHPTYILTPPTPRTTHNPTPPATNINHIHTLPIRYPTHILTPPTPHPTHILTLSTLSQPICSLYPHLTPPTFPLNATLTQSVLPLHPPLTTPTFPLHPPITPPTFPLHPPLTTPSFPLYPHLPSPHSHSTHTSPHPHFHSTLSSPHTYSHFTHPHLTHIPLHPPLTTPTFSISRTHLNRLPTPTTPPQPTFPLHRHLTLPTFQLYPHLSPPTSPLNPLTPNPYSHFTHTSYNHIPTPPTLHPIHIPTPLTPHPNHILTPATPHPNSTPPTPHRKHIPIPPTPHPTHIPTSPAPHSPTPHPIHITLQPHLTHIHTPPIFPL, encoded by the exons ATGTTCCTACTCTACCCACATATCAACACCCCCACAGTCCCACTACACTACCCACATTTCCACTGCACTCACTCCTCACCCTATCAACACATCACCCCAACCAC TCCACCCACCCATCACTTCACCAATATTCCCTCTCCACCCACACCTCACACCAACGACATTCACATTCCACTCACCCCTCCCATATTCCGAATACACTCTCACATAAATCCCATTCTCACTCCACCCACACCTCACCCCACCCACATTCCCACTTCATCCACCCATAACCCACAACCACATTCCCACTTCCCCAGCACCTCACCCCACCATCCCATAGCCCCACCAGCGCTTCATCACACCGACATTCCCACTCCAACCACACCTCACCCTACCCATATTCTCACTCCTCCTACTACTCATCCCACATACATACTTACTCCACCAACGCCTCGCACCACCCACAATCCTACTCCACCTGCCACGAACATCAACCACATTCACACTCTACCCATACGTTACCCCACCCACATTCTCACTCCTCCCACCCCTCACCCTACTCACATTCTCACTCTATCAACCCTGTCCCAACCCATATGCTCACTCTACCCCCACCTCACTCCACCTACATTCCCACTGAACGCAACCCTTACCCAATCCGTATTACcactccatccacccctcaccacaCCCACATTCCCACTCCACCCACCCATAACCCCACCCACATTTCCACTGCATCCACCCCTCACTACACCCTCATTCCCACTCTACCCGCACCTCCCCAGCCCACATTCTCACTCCACCCACACCTCACCCCACCCACACTTCCACTCAACCCTCTCCTCACCCCACACATATTCCCACTTCACTCACCCTCACCTAACCCACATTCCACTCCACCCACCCCTCACCACACCCACATTCTCAATCAGCCGAACCCACCTCAACCGCCTTCCCACTCCAACCACACCTCCCCAGCCCACATTCCCACTCCATCGACACCTAACCCTACCCACATTTCAACTTTACCCACACCTTTCCCCACCGACCTCTCCACTCAACCCTCTCACCCCCAACCCATATTCCCACTTCACCCACACCTCATACAACCACATTCCCACTCCACCCACCCTTCACCCCATCCATATTCCAACTCCACTCACCCCTCATCCAAACCATATTCTCACTCCAGCTACACCTCACCCAAATTCCACTCCACCCACACCTCACCGAAAGCACATTCCAATTCCACCCACACCTCACCCCACCCACATTCCCACATCCCCAGCACCTCACTCACCAACCCCTCACCCCATCCACATCACACTCCAGCCACACCTCACCCACATCCACACTCCACCCATATTCCCACTCTAA
- the LOC137648616 gene encoding uncharacterized protein, translated as MGNHLSLSKALIIGFDWTSLKVIGHERKVCDSKVRVEVFIKLEEAYLSLTLSPHTPISHPTPSTFHSTYLSPYQLLNKPTFPLPPFTRSTFPLYPHLKQHTFPLQPHLIPSTLIQPTFSLHLHFTLPAHHLTPPTFPLDPQLISKNIPKPHTPHQTYITTPNIAQPTHLSIPSTHRPTHIPIPTTPPPTNIRTPPTPPPTNIRTPPTPPPTNIRTPPTPHP; from the exons atgg GAAATCATTTGTCGTTATCAAAGGCTCTGATCATTGGATTTGATTGGACGTCATTGAAAGTAATTGGTCATGAACGTAAGGTTTGTGATTCTAAAGTAAGAGTCGAAGTCTTCATCAAATTAGAAGAAGCCTAtctttctctcactctttctcCACACACACCCATATCCCATCCCACCCCATCCACATTCCACTCCACTTACCTCTCACCCTACCAACTCCTCAACAAACCCACATTCCCACTCCCACCCTTCACCCGATCCACATTCCCACTTTACCCACACCTCAAACAACACACATTTCCACTCCAACCACACCTCATCCCATCCACCCTCATCCAGCCCACATTCTCACTCCATCTACACTTCACCCTCCCTGCCCACCACCTCACTCCACCCACATTCCCACTCGACCCACAGCTTATCAGTAAAAATATTCCCAAGCCACATACACCTCACCAAACATACATTACCACTCCAAACATCGCCCAACCTACCCACCTTTCCATTCCATCCACCCATCGCCCAACACACATTCCCATTCCAACCACACCTCCACCCACCAATATTCGAACTCCACCCACACCTCCACCCACCAATATTCGAACTCCACCCACACCTCCACCCACCAATATTCGAACTCCACCCACACCTCACCCCTAA